A genomic window from Algoriphagus sp. Y33 includes:
- a CDS encoding efflux RND transporter periplasmic adaptor subunit, whose product MKNQIFMLLSLCGTLWISSCNSHGEEHKESETTFLVTGPLTMDTLITKDYVSQIHSIQHIELRAQERGYLQKIYVDEGQLVKKGQLLFKIMPKLYEAEQQSAAAEVEFAEIEYQNTKTLADRNIVAPNELAMAKAKLAKAKAELSLAEVHLQFTEIRAPFDGIIGRFRVREGSLLDEGELLSEFSDNSKMWVYYNVPEAEYLEYQAEVKSDDDVIVNLLMANNKYFSYPGVVETIEADFNNETGNIAFRATFPNPDGLLRHGETGNIEMRIPLKDALLIPQKATFEVLDKKYVYVVDEENKIRSREVTIAAELPHIYAISGGLEKTDKILLEGLRLVRENDEIHYDFVQPHTALSQLDLYAE is encoded by the coding sequence AAAGAGAGTGAAACCACTTTTCTGGTAACCGGCCCTCTTACCATGGACACATTAATCACCAAAGATTATGTCTCCCAAATACATTCTATCCAACATATAGAGCTGCGCGCCCAAGAAAGAGGCTACCTGCAGAAGATCTATGTAGATGAAGGCCAACTCGTTAAAAAAGGGCAGCTTTTGTTCAAAATTATGCCCAAGCTCTATGAAGCGGAACAGCAAAGTGCGGCAGCAGAAGTTGAGTTTGCTGAGATCGAATATCAAAACACCAAAACTTTAGCTGACAGAAACATTGTCGCCCCCAACGAATTGGCTATGGCAAAAGCCAAATTGGCGAAAGCAAAAGCGGAACTGTCTCTTGCAGAAGTTCATTTGCAATTCACAGAGATCAGAGCCCCTTTCGATGGAATTATCGGTCGGTTCCGTGTAAGAGAAGGGAGTTTGCTGGATGAAGGAGAATTGCTTTCTGAATTTTCAGACAACAGCAAGATGTGGGTTTATTACAATGTGCCGGAAGCAGAATACCTGGAATACCAAGCAGAAGTAAAGAGTGATGATGATGTAATAGTCAACCTTCTGATGGCAAACAACAAGTATTTCAGCTATCCCGGTGTAGTGGAGACAATTGAGGCGGATTTTAACAACGAGACTGGAAATATTGCATTCAGAGCTACATTCCCGAATCCAGACGGGCTATTAAGACATGGAGAGACAGGCAATATAGAAATGAGAATTCCACTCAAGGATGCGTTGCTAATTCCTCAAAAAGCAACTTTTGAAGTACTGGATAAGAAATACGTATATGTCGTGGACGAAGAAAATAAAATCCGCTCCAGAGAGGTAACTATCGCAGCCGAACTTCCGCACATTTATGCCATTTCGGGTGGGTTGGAAAAGACTGATAAGATCCTTTTGGAAGGTCTTCGACTGGTTAGGGAAAATGACGAAATCCATTACGATTTCGTCCAGCCGCACACCGCCTTGTCTCAGTTAGACTTGTATGCAGAGTAG